Below is a genomic region from Aurantimonas sp. HBX-1.
ATCTCGGCATCGGCAATTTTCAGACCAGCGTCATCACGCGGCTGAACACCGACCGCCGGCAGGTGAGCGAGCGGCTGTTCGATCCGGACGTGCGCGTCGAGCGCTCGACCCGCACCGTGCGCGAGAGCGGCACCAGCCAGAACACCGAGGGCGAGACGCCGGTCGGCGTGGAGCAGGACATCCGTGCTGTCGACGAGGCGCCGGCCGGCGGCGCGACGGGCGAGACGTCGCGCGACGAGAACGAGCGGCGCGAGGAACTCACCAACTACGAGATCAACGAGAAGACCATCTCCACGACGAGCGACGGCTATGAAGTCGAGCGCCTGTCCATCGCGGTCGTCGTCAGCCGCCAGCGGCTCAAGGACGCGATCGGCGCCGATGCCACCGACGCGCAGGTCGAGGAGCGGATCGCCGAGATCCAGTCGCTCGTCGCCTCCGCTGCGGGCTTCTCCGAGAGCCGGGGCGACCAGATCAAGGTCACCGCGGTCGATTTCATGGCCGACGGAAGCGAGCTGGAGCCGGTGCCGGGACCGGGCCTGGGCGAGATGTTCGTGCGCCAGTCCGGCACGCTGATCAACGCCCTCACCATCCTCGTGGTCGCGGTCCTGCTGATCTGGTTCGGCCTGCGGCCGGCGGTACGCGCCATCGCCGGGACGACCAGCGTTCCCGAGGAGCAGATCGAGGCCGAGCCGCTGATGGACCTCGACCTCGCCTTGCCGACCTTCGATGGCAGCAATGTCGATCTCGGCACAGGCGTCGCTCAAGGTTCCGGCGATATCGGTCGGGCTGCCGGGATGGACCCGGCCTACCTCGAGGACCTCTCGCTCAGCCAGGCGAAGTCGCCGGAGGCGCGGCTGGCGAAGCTGATCGCCTTCGACGAAGCGCAGGCGGCGGCGATCCTCAAGCAGTGGATCCATCAAAAGGAAGCGGCCTAGTCCATGATCCCCCTGGCGCAGTACCTGCCCGAGTTCGAAGAACAGGATGGCACCCCCTTCGCGGGCCGCAAGAACGGCCTGCCGCGGCCCCGGCGCCAGCGCCAGCCGGACTTCGAGCAGCTGATGATGGTCGCAAGCCACGCCTTCGACCCGGATCCGGCCTCGGCGGTCGTCCCGTTCCCGCTGATGGCGCTGCCCGAGATGGACGCGCCGGAGACCACCGAGACTTCGGGGTCGGGGGCGGAGACCGCGCGGTTCGGGTCGATCGATTTCGACGACGAATCTGCCGACGCTTCCGAACTCGGCGACATGCTCGAGGAACCGGCCGAGGTCGCCGCCGGACCGAACATCGACGAGCTCGTCGCCGCGGCGCGCGAGGAAGCACGCGCGGAAGCCCTGGCGGAGGCCGCGGCGGAGCACCATCTGGCCGTGGCGGAAGCCGTCCGGATGGAACGCGAGCGCGCCCAGGCCGACAATGCCGCTGCCCTCGCCGCGGCGCGGGCGGAGTGGGCCGCCACGGAGGGCGAGCGCCTGGCAGGCCTGTTCGACGAGCGTCTCGACCGGATCGAGAGCGTGGTGCGCTCGTCGCTGTCCAGCGTCCTGCGGCCGATCGCGCTGGGCGCGCGGCGCCGCCAGACCGTGATGGAGCTCGCCGGCGCGGTACGCACCCTGACGCTCGATGGCGCGGCGCTGACGGTCCGCGCGAGCGGACCCGCCGACCTTCTCGACGCGCTGGCGGCGCAGCTCGGCAACGGCAGCGCCATGGTCGCGTTCACGCCGGACGAAGACCGCGTCGACGTGCGGATCGAATGCGACCAGACGGTCATCGAGAGCCGCCTCGCCGGTTGGCGCACGGCGCTGGAAGAGGCACTGGCGTGAGCGAAAGGGCAGGCGCCGGACATCTGGAGCGCCAGGAAATCATCATCGTTCGCCGCCGGGCGGCGGTGGACGAGGGCCATCACGGCGGCGTCTGGAAGATCGCCTTCGCCGACTTCA
It encodes:
- the fliF gene encoding flagellar basal-body MS-ring/collar protein FliF, whose amino-acid sequence is MALAIGGQTQQVLANLGALGPRKLGALGLIGVLVVALVGLGSYYLSRPDMETLYSGLDRTDVTRIGAALTEAAIPFDVNMTGDAILTPFSQTAPARMLLAEKGLPRSENAGYELFDNLGSIGLTSFMQEITRVRALEGEIARTIQTLKNVRAARVHIVLPDEGSFRREQRKPSASVVIRTESPEDFGSAQAVRSLVAAAIPGMNPNEVTVLNSDGTLLATADDSISAAPTKLFGIEKIVSNSVEESIRRTLAPYLGIGNFQTSVITRLNTDRRQVSERLFDPDVRVERSTRTVRESGTSQNTEGETPVGVEQDIRAVDEAPAGGATGETSRDENERREELTNYEINEKTISTTSDGYEVERLSIAVVVSRQRLKDAIGADATDAQVEERIAEIQSLVASAAGFSESRGDQIKVTAVDFMADGSELEPVPGPGLGEMFVRQSGTLINALTILVVAVLLIWFGLRPAVRAIAGTTSVPEEQIEAEPLMDLDLALPTFDGSNVDLGTGVAQGSGDIGRAAGMDPAYLEDLSLSQAKSPEARLAKLIAFDEAQAAAILKQWIHQKEAA